The Argiope bruennichi chromosome 9, qqArgBrue1.1, whole genome shotgun sequence genome contains a region encoding:
- the LOC129985045 gene encoding protein FAM166B-like, with protein MPIPEHYQQRHYFQTPEPCFRPGYTGYLPEYGPRRLYQFGETYGHMTHKLMKSHPVAGLRMGNIVDFSKELQEHLEEEALVWKHEVTSENNRFRARMVPGYTGFVPRRGFLCGKTYDEECKQAVALMEKLKLIKENVAQ; from the coding sequence atgcctATCCCTGAGCATTATCAACAGAGACATTATTTTCAAACTCCCGAACCATGTTTCAGGCCAGGATACACTGGATATTTGCCAGAATATGGTCCGAGAAGATTATACCAGTTTGGAGAAACATATGGCCATATGACCCACAAGCTAATGAAATCGCATCCAGTAGCTGGTCTCAGAATGGGAAATATAGTGGATTTTAGTAAAGAATTGCAAGAACATTTAGAAGAAGAAGCTTTGGTTTGGAAGCATGAAGTTACATCCGAAAATAATCGATTCAGAGCCAGAATGGTTCCTGGTTACACAGGTTTTGTTCCTCGAAGAGGATTTTTGTGTGGGAAAACTTATGATGAAGAATGCAAACAAGCAGTGGCATTGATGGAGAAACTGAAACTCATCAAAGAAAATGTAGCGCAATGA